A stretch of Streptococcus chenjunshii DNA encodes these proteins:
- a CDS encoding IS30 family transposase, protein MQDHYTPTGKHLTIADRRLIERWKQEGKSNREIAGLLGKAPQTINNEMKRGLVLQQVRKGKFEKLYRADRAQEVYEINRKNSRKAVSLTKKVKETIVHYIKLKWSPEMISKRKVNVPQSTIYYWMDKGYLGLTKADRLYPRKGKSPKKTASPNFMPVGKSIEERPEAITQRLEAGHYEIDTVVQTRAKAPCFLTLTDRKTRYEIIRYLPSKTAQAVNEALSSILQEYQITSITADNGAEFARLSEIFSEEKIYYAHPYCSWERGSNENHNRLIRRFLPKGKTRATRKLATQIEWWINNYPKRILNYKTPREIVFSG, encoded by the coding sequence ATGCAAGACCATTATACACCAACAGGCAAGCACTTGACAATAGCTGATCGCCGCTTGATTGAACGCTGGAAGCAAGAAGGGAAATCTAATCGTGAGATTGCAGGTCTCTTAGGCAAAGCTCCTCAAACGATAAACAACGAGATGAAACGTGGACTGGTCCTCCAACAGGTGCGTAAGGGGAAGTTTGAGAAGCTTTATAGGGCGGATAGAGCTCAGGAAGTGTATGAGATTAATCGAAAAAATAGCCGTAAAGCTGTTAGTCTCACGAAGAAAGTCAAGGAAACCATTGTCCACTACATCAAGCTGAAGTGGTCACCTGAGATGATTTCAAAACGTAAAGTCAACGTCCCACAATCCACCATATACTACTGGATGGACAAGGGGTACCTGGGGCTGACTAAGGCAGATAGGCTGTATCCAAGAAAAGGCAAATCCCCTAAGAAAACAGCCAGTCCTAATTTCATGCCTGTTGGAAAGTCGATTGAGGAGCGGCCTGAAGCGATCACTCAACGACTGGAGGCTGGGCATTATGAGATTGATACGGTTGTTCAGACACGGGCTAAAGCGCCTTGCTTTCTGACATTAACAGATCGAAAAACCAGGTATGAAATCATTCGTTACTTGCCCAGTAAGACAGCACAAGCCGTTAACGAAGCCTTGTCGAGCATTTTACAGGAATATCAGATCACGTCAATCACAGCTGATAATGGGGCAGAATTTGCTAGACTAAGCGAGATTTTTAGTGAAGAGAAGATCTACTATGCTCACCCTTATTGCTCTTGGGAAAGAGGCTCTAATGAGAATCACAACCGTCTTATTCGACGTTTCCTACCCAAGGGAAAAACAAGAGCGACCAGAAAACTGGCCACTCAGATTGAATGGTGGATAAACAATTATCCCAAACGAATATTAAACTACAAGACACCTAGAGAAATTGTATTCAGTGGCTAA
- a CDS encoding aldose epimerase family protein: MKKAVKKLFGRFNGQDVYSYTFETDSGYRLTSMPYGATILDYITPDKNGKFANINLRFANLEDYLVKGPKFGASVGPVAGRIGEGTFELNGKTYHLPQNNKTNNMHSGLDGIHVALFETAEVDDHSVTFYTERADGFGGFPGPIKIWIRHSLAENGELTLTYEAAADQDTLFNPTNHAYFNLSGDQSRLIDDFQLTINAAGYYPLDENSLPAEEIDSRAGFVQELMKGASVGSIRQSDHPQILLAGGIDHPFALDRDQEVAAEYYDPESGRLLRVRTDRSCLIVYTANNYNDFTKSKGHPAHNGLALEAQAVPDAIHRAEKDQVILKAGQVMKTSTSYHATVKQ, from the coding sequence ATGAAAAAAGCTGTAAAAAAACTCTTCGGCCGCTTTAATGGACAGGATGTCTATAGTTACACATTTGAAACAGACAGCGGCTACCGGTTGACCAGTATGCCTTATGGGGCAACAATCTTGGACTATATCACGCCTGATAAAAACGGGAAATTTGCCAACATTAATCTGCGTTTTGCCAATTTGGAAGACTATTTGGTTAAAGGACCAAAATTCGGTGCCAGTGTCGGACCGGTCGCAGGCCGAATTGGAGAGGGAACCTTTGAGCTAAATGGTAAAACCTACCATCTGCCCCAGAATAATAAAACCAATAACATGCACAGCGGGCTGGACGGGATTCATGTTGCGCTGTTTGAAACCGCAGAGGTAGATGATCATTCAGTAACCTTCTACACGGAGCGCGCTGACGGCTTTGGCGGTTTTCCCGGTCCGATCAAAATTTGGATTAGGCATAGTTTAGCAGAAAACGGTGAGCTGACTTTGACTTATGAAGCTGCTGCAGACCAGGATACACTTTTTAATCCTACTAACCATGCTTATTTTAATTTAAGCGGCGACCAATCACGCTTAATTGATGATTTTCAGCTGACAATCAATGCGGCGGGCTACTATCCTTTGGATGAAAACAGTCTGCCTGCTGAGGAAATTGACAGCCGTGCTGGTTTTGTGCAAGAGTTGATGAAAGGAGCTTCTGTCGGCAGCATCAGGCAGTCAGACCATCCGCAGATTCTTTTGGCAGGGGGGATTGACCATCCTTTTGCACTTGACCGAGATCAAGAAGTAGCTGCAGAATATTACGATCCTGAGTCCGGACGCCTGCTGAGGGTCAGAACAGACCGCAGCTGCCTAATTGTTTACACAGCCAACAATTACAATGATTTCACCAAATCCAAAGGCCATCCGGCTCATAACGGTTTAGCATTAGAGGCTCAGGCTGTTCCGGATGCCATTCACCGCGCAGAAAAAGATCAAGTCATTTTAAAAGCCGGACAGGTTATGAAAACCTCAACAAGCTACCATGCGACCGTGAAGCAGTAA
- the rsgA gene encoding ribosome small subunit-dependent GTPase A has protein sequence MQGKIIKSLAGFYYVESEGQVYQTRARGNFRKKGQTPYVGDQVDFTAEENSEGYILNIHERKNSLVRPPIVNIDQAVVIMSVKEPDFSANLLDRFLVLLEHKKIIPLIYVSKMDLLADSSSMDTIRTHYQQIGYFFSYEKAELLPLLKDRVTVFMGQTGVGKSTLLNQLAPHLQLKTAAISGSLGRGRHTTRAVSLYNVGGGKVADTPGFSSLDYEITDSESLTAAFPEIKQFSYSCKFRSCTHRHEPDCAVKDALGQGEIWQQRYDNYLQFLSEIENRRETYQKLSKRK, from the coding sequence TTGCAAGGAAAAATTATTAAGTCGTTGGCCGGTTTTTATTATGTTGAATCAGAAGGACAGGTCTACCAGACACGGGCGCGGGGCAATTTTAGAAAAAAAGGGCAGACCCCCTATGTAGGAGATCAGGTAGATTTCACGGCCGAAGAAAATTCTGAGGGTTACATTTTAAACATTCATGAAAGGAAGAACAGCCTCGTTCGTCCGCCCATTGTCAATATTGATCAGGCGGTTGTGATCATGTCGGTCAAGGAACCTGATTTTAGTGCTAATTTGCTGGACCGTTTTTTGGTTTTGCTGGAACACAAAAAAATTATTCCGCTTATTTATGTATCAAAAATGGATTTGCTGGCTGACAGCAGTTCTATGGATACAATACGGACGCACTATCAGCAAATCGGCTATTTCTTTTCGTATGAAAAGGCGGAGCTGCTTCCCTTGTTAAAAGACAGAGTGACCGTCTTTATGGGACAGACCGGTGTTGGAAAATCGACCCTTCTGAACCAGCTGGCTCCTCATCTTCAGCTGAAAACGGCAGCGATATCAGGCAGTTTGGGCCGCGGCCGCCATACAACACGAGCGGTCAGTCTTTATAATGTCGGGGGCGGAAAAGTTGCGGATACCCCCGGTTTTTCTTCCTTGGATTACGAAATAACAGATAGTGAAAGTCTAACAGCCGCTTTTCCGGAGATAAAACAGTTCAGTTACTCTTGTAAATTTCGTTCCTGTACACATAGGCACGAGCCGGATTGTGCTGTTAAGGATGCCCTCGGGCAGGGGGAGATTTGGCAGCAGCGCTATGACAATTATCTGCAGTTCCTAAGTGAAATTGAAAACCGGCGTGAAACATATCAAAAACTCAGTAAAAGAAAGTAG